The genomic DNA TGCCGTCGTCATCCTTGTTGGTGACGCGGGTGAAATAATCGTCGGGCTGCTTGGCGTCGACCTTGGACAGATCTCCGCCAACCACGGCCGTCAGGTCGTATTCCGGGAACTGAGAACCAATCGACAAAAGTGCCATTGCAAGCTATCCAATCTCACGCTGATTTTCTGGAATCATTCCAGATTTACTACTCAATCTTGGACCCCGCCGATGGCTATAGCAACTCACTGAGCCGTGATTATGCCCACAAACGACATCAGTGTGAGCTGGGCATCACGACCGTCACCGGATCCGGCCAGATCGGCGGGCGATGCCCAAAGTCGGCGCGAACAGGTAGAACTGGCTGGGGTGTATCGCGTGGAAGGCGGATCAGTTGGCGAGGCTTCGCTGGTGGCTCGGTCTGGCCTGTTGTGCGGCGCTGCTGGCCGGTTGCGGGAACGCCACCGTGATCGGGGGCAGGGCGACGTCGATGCTGTTCCTACCCGACCGGGTAGGCGGCCTGCCGGTGACCGACGGCCACAGCGGCACCCGACCCGAGGCGCCCGCGCCGACCCGCCGGGCCGAGAACACCGACGGCGGGCAGATCGACGACCTGGCCCTGCTGGCCATCGACGACATCGAGGACTTCTGGTCGCAGAACTACACCGGTGGGTCACTGCCGGGAACCTTCACCCCCGTTTCCCGGCTGGTGTCGTTCAACTCCGATGCCTCCCCCGGGCTCGAGATCTGCGGCCAGAACACGGTCGGGCTGACCAATGCCTTCTACTGCCTCAAGAGCGACGTGATGGCGTGGGACCGTGGCGTCGCGATTCCGGTGGCGGCGCAATATTTCGGCCAGATGGGTGTGGTCGGGGTGATGGCCCACGAGTACGGCCACGCCGTCCAGCAACAAGCGCGGCTGATCAACGAGAGCACGCCCGTGCTGGTGGCCGAGCAGCAGGCCGATTGCCTGGCCGGGGTCTACCTCCGCTGGGTGGCCGCCGGAAAATCGCCGCGCTTCGAGTTGAGCACCGGCGACGGGCTCAACCACGTCCTGGCCGGGCTGATCTACATCCGTGATCCCCTGATGACCCGGATCGACGCCACGCTCACCGGCAACGAGCACGGGTCCGCGCTGGACCGGGTCAGTGCCTTCCAGATCGGCTTCAGCGGCAACGTCGACCAGTGCGCGGCCATGGACTCCGATGAAATCACCAAGCGTCGCGGTGATCTGCCGAAATTCCTCGACTTCTTCGGCGGCCAGCAGAGCGCCAACAGCACGATCACGGCGAATCTGTTGGACCAGACCATGCAGTCGCTGCGGCAGGTCTACGCACCCATCAACCCGCCCACGTTGAGTACCGAGCCGAGCGCGTGTCCCGACGCCGGACCGTCTCCGCCGGCGTCCTACTGCCCGGCGACCAACACCATCGTGGTCGACCTGGATGGACTGAAAGCCCTAGGGGAAGCCAGAAGCGAAAACGACGAACAGGAGCTCCTGCAGGGCGACAACTCGGCGATCTCCGTTCTGACATCGCGGTACGCCATGGCGGTACAACACGAGAGGGGCCTCCCGCTGGACACTTCCGTGGCCGCGATGCGTACGGGCTGCCTGACCGGCGTGGGTCAGGCCAGGATGGCCGAGCCCGGTCTGCCGATCACGTTGTCAGCCGGTGACACCGACGAGGCGATCAGCAGCCTGCTCACCAACGGGCTGGCCGCCAGCGACGTCAACGGCAGGGTGCTGCCGGCGGGGTTTACCCGCATCCTGGCCTACCGGTCCGGCCTGCAAGGCGATGACGCACAGTGCTACCAGAGGTTCCCGTAAGCCGATGAGTCCAGTCGAGAAGAAACGATGAACGGTCCCGAGCAGCCGTGGTGGGCGCGGCCGGGTGGCGCGCCCATGCCGGGCGGCACGCCGCCACGGCCGGCATGGACACCCCCGCCCGCGCGGCAGCCGTCGCCGCCCCAGCCGCCACAGCACCATGCGCGGCCCGCACCGCCGCCCCAGTACCAACCACGGCCGGCACCACAGCCGCCGTCTAGGCCGCAGCCCAACCCCCGGCCCAAGCACGCCGACCGACGTCTGCTCATCGGGGCGGCGATCGCCGTCGTGACAGTCGCGGTGATCGGCGCCGGACTGTGGGTGTGGAGCCGCGCGGACACCAACAGCACCCGACTCGACGTCCATCAGGCCGAGTCCGGGGTGGCACAGATCCTGTCCGATCCGATCAACGGCTACGGGGCCAACCGCGTCGTCGCAGTGGCGTGCAACAACGGCCAGAATCCGGTCGTGCGGACCGGCGCGACGTTCACATGCGCGGTTGAGATCAACGACACGCTGCGCAGGGTGATCGTGGAGTTCACCGACGATAACGGCACTTATGCCGTGGACGGGCCTCGATAAATAGAGACGCACGACACATTTTCCGAGCCTCGTGACAACCCACACCTGACCGCGCTGCCAGGCTTTATTAGAGCCGCTATTAGTCTTACCGGTTATGGGTCGGGATCCCGCTGCAACCAGTGCTGTTGATACGTCGACGTCGAACATCGAAAATTACGTCCGCGACGACGGCACGATTGTCGTACCCGACGGCGTCACCCTGACGTCGTTCCTGGATCGCAATCGGTTCATCTACGGGGACCAACCGTCCTACCGATTCCTCGACTACTCGACGGATCCCGACGGCCGCGCCATCGAGCTCAGCTGGAACGCCCTGTGGTCGCAGGTGTGCGCTGTCGGCGCCCGACTGCAGCAGGTCACCCAGCCCCGCGACCGGGTAGCGATCCTGGCCCCGCAGGGCGTCGAGTACGTCGCGGCGTTCTTCGCAGCGGTGCACGCCGGCAACGTCGCCGTCCCGCTGTTCGCGCCGGCCCTGGCCGGTCACACCGAGCGGCTGGCCGCCGTGCTGGCCGACGCCAAACCCACCGTGGTGCTCACCACGACCTCTGCGGCCGAGTCGGTCCGCACCTTCATCAAGACGCTGCCCGCCGCCGAGCGGCCCCGCGTGATCGCCGTCGACGCCGTCCCGGACACGCTTGCCGAGATGTACGTCAGCCCCACGGTCGACACCGACGACATCGCCTATCTGCAGTACACCTCCGGCTCGACCCGCACGCCCGCCGGTGTGGAAATCACCCACCGCAACGTGTGCACCAATGTCATCCAGATGGTCCTGGCCGGCGACCTCGACACCGGTATCCGCAGTGTCAGCTGGCTGCCGCTCTACCACGACATGGGCCTGATCATGGTCATGTTCCCGGCGCTGTGCGGTGGCCACATCAGCCTGATGGACCCGATGGCGTTCGTCCGCCGCCCGTACCGCTGGATCAAGCGGTTGGCCGAAGAGGCTGCCCACGGGCGCACCTTCGCCGCGGCTCCGAACTTCGCCTTCGAGCTGGCTTCCGAGCGCGGCCTGCCGCCCGAGGGTGAGACGCTGGACATGTCCAACGTGGTCACGCTCCTCAACGGGTCCGAACCGGTCACGATGACCGCTGTCGAGAAGTTCACCTCCGCGTTCGCCCCGTATGGGCTGCCCGCCACCGCGATCAAGCCGTCCTACGGCATGGCCGAGGCCACCCTGTCGGTGGCCAGCATCGCACCGAGTGCCGCGGCCAGCGTCGTGTACCTCGACCGCGACCAGCTCAGCGCCGGGCGCGCCGTGACCGTCGCTCCCACCGACGAAGGCGCTGTGGCCCATGTGTCCTGCGGGCAGCCCATTCCGAACCAGTGGGCGGTGATCGCGGGCCCCGATGGCGACGAGTTGGCCGATCGCACGGTCGGCGAAATCTGGCTGCACGGCAACAATGTCGGCCAGGGTTACTTCGGCCGCGCCGAGGAAAGCGAGCGGGTGTTCGGCAACAAGCTGCAGACCCGACTCGAGACAGGTAGCCACGCCGGGGAAGTGCCGGACAACGGGCATTGGCTGGCCACCGGCGACCTCGGCGTCTACATCGACGGCGAGCTGTACCTCACCGGCCGGATCAAGGACATGATCCTGATCGACGGACGCAACCACTACCCACACGACATTGAGACCACCGTCAGCGCGGCCTCCCCTGCGGTGCGCTCGGGCTATGTCGCCGCGTTCTCGGTGGACGGGGACCGCGGCGAGGAACTGGTGATCGTCGCCGAGCGGGCCGCCGGGGCCGGACGCGCCGAGCCCGGTCCGATCGTCGACGCGGTGCGTGCCGCCGTGTCACGCCACCACCAGATCCGGGTCGCCGATGTGCGCATGGTCGCCGCCGGCGTGATCCCCCGGACGACGAGCGGCAAGCTGGCCCGAAATGCTTGCCGCGCTGAATATTTGAGCGGGAAGTTCGACAAGTAGCCCTCGCCTTGGCGTGGTTGGCCGCGCCGAATGCGACGCTATGGTCGTGATCCGGCGCGCGTGGCGCGACCCTAGTGTTGTTCTCGACTACAGCTGACTCTCATCGCCTCACCGAAGGCGCCGTCGCGCAGCAGGTTGATGCTACGGGCCTGTGTGTCGATGTGGGTGATGCGTTGCACTGTGCCGCCGTGCCAGAAGTAGGTGTCGCGACTGACCGCCCCACCGGGCGGATTCTCGGTCCGCCCGACCGTCACCGAAGCGATCCACTCCGCCGCGTCGGCCGTGGACTCGCCGACGGCGTGCAGGAACAGCAGACTACGGTGGGGCACGCTGAACACCACCCCCAGCGGTGCGGCTCTACCCAGCACGGTCTCGATCATTCGGGGCATGTTCAGCGCTTTCGAGGCGATGAAAAAGGAATCGCCGGTCAACGCAAACACGTTGCGGTCCAACGCTTGTACGGTCACAGGCTCGGCATCGGTATTGCGCTGACCCACCTCATAGAGGAAATCCAGGTCCCGGCCGGCGACGTCATCATCACCCACCGTCTTCACCACCGTCGGCAAGTCACGACTCAACTCGGCGACCAGACCGTCGAACACTAGGCGGGCATATCGCATCGAGATCATGCTCGAGGTGTCCGGCGTCTGTAGGCGCGTGCGCACCTGTGCCAGAAACTCGGCGTCCGACAGTTCGGCCGGCTCGGGTTCGGAGCGACTGGTGAACTGCTGATCGAAGTGAAACTCGACGGCGCCTACCCACTCGGCCGGCGGACGTTGCGCACATTGCAGCTGAAGGTTGTACAGCCGGTAGTGATTTCCCGCCGGGTCCATGAACCAGTCATCACCCAGCGCGTCCTGCGGGGCCGGACGCACCCGCACTCCACGACGTTCCAATGATTCC from Mycobacterium sp. DL440 includes the following:
- a CDS encoding peptidase, which codes for MARLRWWLGLACCAALLAGCGNATVIGGRATSMLFLPDRVGGLPVTDGHSGTRPEAPAPTRRAENTDGGQIDDLALLAIDDIEDFWSQNYTGGSLPGTFTPVSRLVSFNSDASPGLEICGQNTVGLTNAFYCLKSDVMAWDRGVAIPVAAQYFGQMGVVGVMAHEYGHAVQQQARLINESTPVLVAEQQADCLAGVYLRWVAAGKSPRFELSTGDGLNHVLAGLIYIRDPLMTRIDATLTGNEHGSALDRVSAFQIGFSGNVDQCAAMDSDEITKRRGDLPKFLDFFGGQQSANSTITANLLDQTMQSLRQVYAPINPPTLSTEPSACPDAGPSPPASYCPATNTIVVDLDGLKALGEARSENDEQELLQGDNSAISVLTSRYAMAVQHERGLPLDTSVAAMRTGCLTGVGQARMAEPGLPITLSAGDTDEAISSLLTNGLAASDVNGRVLPAGFTRILAYRSGLQGDDAQCYQRFP
- a CDS encoding DUF4333 domain-containing protein, whose amino-acid sequence is MNGPEQPWWARPGGAPMPGGTPPRPAWTPPPARQPSPPQPPQHHARPAPPPQYQPRPAPQPPSRPQPNPRPKHADRRLLIGAAIAVVTVAVIGAGLWVWSRADTNSTRLDVHQAESGVAQILSDPINGYGANRVVAVACNNGQNPVVRTGATFTCAVEINDTLRRVIVEFTDDNGTYAVDGPR
- a CDS encoding fatty acyl-AMP ligase translates to MGRDPAATSAVDTSTSNIENYVRDDGTIVVPDGVTLTSFLDRNRFIYGDQPSYRFLDYSTDPDGRAIELSWNALWSQVCAVGARLQQVTQPRDRVAILAPQGVEYVAAFFAAVHAGNVAVPLFAPALAGHTERLAAVLADAKPTVVLTTTSAAESVRTFIKTLPAAERPRVIAVDAVPDTLAEMYVSPTVDTDDIAYLQYTSGSTRTPAGVEITHRNVCTNVIQMVLAGDLDTGIRSVSWLPLYHDMGLIMVMFPALCGGHISLMDPMAFVRRPYRWIKRLAEEAAHGRTFAAAPNFAFELASERGLPPEGETLDMSNVVTLLNGSEPVTMTAVEKFTSAFAPYGLPATAIKPSYGMAEATLSVASIAPSAAASVVYLDRDQLSAGRAVTVAPTDEGAVAHVSCGQPIPNQWAVIAGPDGDELADRTVGEIWLHGNNVGQGYFGRAEESERVFGNKLQTRLETGSHAGEVPDNGHWLATGDLGVYIDGELYLTGRIKDMILIDGRNHYPHDIETTVSAASPAVRSGYVAAFSVDGDRGEELVIVAERAAGAGRAEPGPIVDAVRAAVSRHHQIRVADVRMVAAGVIPRTTSGKLARNACRAEYLSGKFDK